One Streptomyces drozdowiczii DNA segment encodes these proteins:
- a CDS encoding MFS transporter — translation MAVGRVLRNRTAGLFLAAVVVSGFGSSAMRLAAGIWVKSLTGSDALAALALFAVWLPVLFGPLLGAVADRLPRKPLLVGTNVVLAALMAMLAAVGAEGRVWLLFAVFVLYGCLSVLMDSAESAVVAGAVPAELLGDFNGLRMMANESMKLVAPLTGAGLFARFGGGAVALLDAVSFALAAGLYALLRIRRTARPAPMGAGGWAAGLRQLWGSPVLRPLVLAASATMLCAGLNGATLYAVVDDVLGHSPAYAGVLSVAQGLGSVAVGLCAGALMRRLPERVFAAAGIAVFGAAVGLRAVPSDATALAACALIGVGLPCVLIAALTAVQRETPDAVLGRTAATADTLIMSPNAVALGIGAGLVARVDVTVLLPLVGAGAVLTAGLLLTAGRRERVVPGGPAVPTSAEA, via the coding sequence ATGGCGGTGGGTCGGGTGCTGCGGAACCGGACGGCGGGGCTGTTCCTCGCGGCGGTCGTGGTCTCCGGGTTCGGCAGTTCGGCGATGCGACTGGCGGCCGGGATCTGGGTCAAGTCGCTGACGGGCTCGGACGCGCTGGCGGCGCTCGCCCTGTTCGCGGTCTGGCTGCCGGTCCTGTTCGGCCCGCTGCTCGGGGCGGTGGCGGACCGCCTGCCCCGCAAGCCGCTCCTGGTGGGCACGAACGTCGTCCTGGCGGCCCTGATGGCGATGCTCGCGGCAGTGGGCGCGGAGGGGCGCGTCTGGCTGCTGTTCGCGGTGTTCGTGCTGTACGGGTGTCTCTCGGTGCTGATGGACTCGGCGGAGTCGGCCGTGGTGGCGGGGGCGGTCCCGGCCGAGTTGCTGGGCGACTTCAACGGCCTGCGGATGATGGCGAACGAGAGCATGAAGCTGGTCGCCCCGCTGACCGGCGCCGGGCTCTTCGCCCGCTTCGGCGGCGGCGCGGTGGCGCTCCTGGACGCGGTCTCGTTCGCCCTGGCGGCCGGTCTCTACGCGCTGTTGCGGATACGGCGGACGGCCCGGCCCGCGCCGATGGGTGCGGGCGGCTGGGCGGCCGGGCTGCGGCAGCTGTGGGGGTCGCCGGTGCTGCGGCCCCTGGTCCTCGCGGCCTCGGCCACGATGCTCTGCGCCGGGCTCAACGGGGCGACGCTGTACGCCGTCGTGGACGACGTCCTCGGCCACTCCCCCGCGTACGCGGGTGTGCTGTCGGTCGCCCAGGGGCTCGGGTCCGTCGCGGTCGGGCTGTGCGCGGGCGCGCTGATGCGCCGGCTGCCGGAGCGGGTGTTCGCGGCGGCCGGGATCGCGGTGTTCGGGGCCGCGGTGGGGCTGCGGGCCGTGCCGTCCGACGCGACGGCGCTCGCCGCGTGCGCGCTGATCGGGGTGGGCCTGCCGTGCGTGCTGATCGCCGCGCTGACGGCGGTGCAGCGGGAGACCCCGGACGCGGTCCTGGGCCGGACGGCGGCGACCGCCGACACGCTGATCATGTCGCCGAACGCGGTGGCGCTGGGGATCGGCGCGGGCCTGGTGGCGCGGGTGGACGTGACGGTGCTGCTGCCGCTGGTGGGCGCGGGGGCGGTCCTGACGGCGGGGCTGCTGCTGACGGCGGGCCGCCGGGAACGGGTGGTCCCCGGCGGCCCGGCGGTCCCGACCTCAGCCGAGGCGTGA